From a region of the Acidicapsa acidisoli genome:
- the ilvC gene encoding ketol-acid reductoisomerase, which produces MAKTYYDHDADLTLIQAKKVAIIGYGSQGHAHALNLKDSGVDVRVGLSESSKSRIKAQKAGLEVGTPTEVTKWADIVMMLVPDQTQAKLYADEIGPNLTAGKLLLFAHGFNIRYDCIVPAAGIDVAMAAPKAPGHRVREVFTEGGGVPGLIAVHQDATGTAHALTLSYLKGIGCTRAGVLETTFTEETETDLFGEQAVLCGGVSHLIKAGYETLVEAGYQPESAYFEVLHELKLIVDLIYRGGLAYMRYSISDTAEWGDYVSGPRVINDESKKAMKAILTDIQDGTFAKRFLADQSSGRKEFQAFRDAEAQHPIEKIGKTLRASMPFLDPVTVEEVAKTR; this is translated from the coding sequence ATGGCCAAGACCTACTACGATCACGACGCAGACCTCACCCTGATCCAGGCAAAGAAAGTCGCAATCATCGGCTACGGCTCCCAGGGACACGCTCACGCCCTCAACCTCAAGGACTCGGGCGTTGATGTCCGCGTTGGCCTCTCGGAATCGAGCAAATCCCGCATCAAAGCCCAGAAGGCCGGCCTCGAAGTCGGCACCCCGACCGAAGTCACCAAATGGGCAGACATCGTCATGATGCTTGTCCCGGACCAGACGCAGGCCAAGCTCTACGCGGACGAAATCGGGCCAAACCTCACCGCCGGCAAGCTCCTTCTCTTCGCCCATGGCTTCAACATTCGCTACGACTGCATCGTTCCCGCCGCCGGAATCGACGTCGCGATGGCCGCGCCCAAAGCCCCCGGCCACCGTGTGCGCGAAGTCTTCACCGAAGGCGGCGGCGTCCCCGGCCTCATCGCTGTCCACCAGGATGCCACCGGCACCGCCCACGCGCTCACCCTCAGCTACCTCAAGGGCATCGGCTGCACCCGCGCCGGGGTACTCGAAACCACCTTCACCGAAGAGACCGAAACCGACCTCTTCGGCGAACAGGCCGTGCTCTGCGGCGGCGTCAGCCATCTCATCAAAGCTGGCTACGAAACCCTCGTCGAAGCCGGCTACCAGCCCGAGAGCGCCTACTTCGAAGTCCTGCACGAGCTCAAGCTCATCGTCGACCTCATCTATCGCGGCGGCCTGGCCTACATGCGCTACAGCATCTCAGACACCGCCGAGTGGGGCGACTATGTCTCCGGCCCGCGCGTCATCAACGACGAGAGCAAGAAGGCCATGAAGGCCATCCTGACCGACATTCAGGATGGGACTTTCGCCAAGCGTTTCCTCGCAGACCAGAGCTCCGGCCGCAAAGAATTCCAGGCCTTCCGCGACGCCGAAGCCCAGCACCCAATCGAGAAGATCGGCAAGACCCTCCGCGCCAGCATGCCCTTCCTAGACCCAGTCACCGTCGAAGAAGTCGCCAAGACCCGATAG
- a CDS encoding type II toxin-antitoxin system Phd/YefM family antitoxin, with protein MHSATIFEAKTNLSELIQRAQQGEEIVITSGREHKPVARLVAVDPKPAKQRIGFLKGQGGIGPEFFEPLPEDELRLWNGEGE; from the coding sequence ATGCACTCAGCCACCATCTTCGAAGCCAAAACGAATCTATCTGAGCTGATTCAGCGCGCCCAACAAGGTGAAGAGATTGTCATCACCTCCGGCCGCGAACACAAGCCAGTTGCGCGGTTGGTTGCTGTCGATCCCAAACCGGCGAAGCAGCGAATTGGTTTTCTAAAAGGACAAGGTGGAATCGGCCCGGAGTTCTTCGAACCCCTGCCGGAGGATGAGCTCCGGCTTTGGAACGGCGAAGGCGAATGA
- a CDS encoding type II toxin-antitoxin system VapC family toxin, with amino-acid sequence MRFLLDTHTLIWAVYNQDSLSTHVRQTLELSDHEMIVSAASAWEIATKHRLGKLPTARILAEDFVSVVTQSGYTLLAISPEHALRAGRLPGNHKDPFDRMLAAQAIHEDLTLLSNDADLDTFGVRREW; translated from the coding sequence ATGAGATTCCTGCTTGACACTCATACCTTGATTTGGGCCGTCTACAATCAGGACTCGCTCTCAACGCATGTGCGTCAAACCTTGGAGCTTTCAGACCACGAAATGATCGTATCTGCAGCCTCCGCCTGGGAGATCGCAACAAAGCATCGGCTTGGCAAATTACCCACGGCCAGAATCCTGGCAGAAGATTTCGTGTCTGTCGTCACGCAGTCCGGTTATACCCTCCTTGCAATTTCGCCGGAACATGCGCTTCGTGCTGGACGCCTCCCGGGTAACCATAAAGACCCATTCGATCGTATGTTGGCCGCTCAAGCAATCCACGAAGACCTCACTCTGCTGAGCAACGATGCTGATCTCGACACATTCGGCGTCCGGCGCGAGTGGTGA